Within the Malus sylvestris chromosome 4, drMalSylv7.2, whole genome shotgun sequence genome, the region ttcgctaaattgctccggtcactagtatggataagtatgtaaatggatagagatagggaagcaaacacaagatgtacgtggttcacccagattggctacgtccacggagtagaggagttctcattaattgtgaagggtttacacaagtacataggttcaagctctcctttagtgagtacaagtgaataatttagtacaaatgatattaggaaatattgtgagagaatgatctctatttatagaagagagtttctagtttcattctgacattgacacgagtcgtgttgtgattggcttctgatgttgacacgtgttgcgctatgattgacttctgatatcgacatgtgtcgcgctgtgattggccttctggttggagggaaactcttctgggttcttgacggtataacgttgaccagtgctcagtagtttcgggattggtcaagtatagtacaaacatCATGTTTTCTTCTTTATTGAGTAACTTTTAGTATACATAATGctcttgttttttgtttagatgcttgatcaccatctaAATTTTAGTTAAGTTGATTTGATACAAGTTATAATAGATTATAGATGTCATACTTAACTTAGAGTTAGCTTCTTGCAATTGATACCATAAACACCTATTTGTAGATGTCAtgcaattagggtttgtgtgattTTTTCTAAGGATTTCCATAGAGCTTAATGGATTCTTACTTGTTTAAATTCATCTAGATGCCATAAAAAAACCATCTAGATGTCATAAAGGATTAACATGTAAGGATACTTTTAATGCAACCAGATGTCATGACTGTTGAATAATTAGGGAAAATTGATCATCAATATCGGAGAATTACTTGGGAATAACATACTAAGGGAATTAAGTAGAATTTGTTACGGTGAATTCAGGTGCCCTAGGTCTtcttttcttatgttttcaatttattaatgcattttattttcaagttttatttaatttcactTTAAGTCAAAATGTCATATATTTTCTGTTAAAGCTTCTCCATTATAATTGTTTCAATTTAGTTAGTAAGATTTTTAGAATCAATTTGATCTATGTGGGACGATATCCATGCTTCAAAGTAATACTATCATATGATTTGTGTACTTGCGAACACTAGAATTCGAGACTTAATGAGGTTAATTTTGGTTATCTAATTTTAGCAACAATCAATGACTTTGTAATTCAATTATTTTCACATAAAAACCTTAtgtcataattaaaaaaataaacaaaatagcATAGGGTAGTTGGTTGCACTTGATTTGAAGAACCTGCAGATTTAGTTAGGTATATGTTGTTTGACGATCATATCTTTTAGTTCCATCCATATTTAGGATTGTTGGGAGTTTGGTTTTCTTCCACACGCGAAGCCTCGCTCCACGCATACAATTTTTGTAGAGTACATGCTCCACTATTGGAAACAAActattgaataaatcaaacaaaaattccgaatatgaaatgcatgaaaagttaaaaatgatgtgtgtttttcatttttttaatttttgtttcgtGTTATCCTTCACTTCATCACTTATTAAAAAAGAAGAATATGTTTAGAGGCCTTAATATGCGAGCAAGGGTTGACACTTGACATTAAGTAGtagttttttttatcttttttctaGGGTGGGAAAATAACAGAAATGGAACCCTTGGAGGGATGGAGAGCAGTTATTGAAATTATAACAGAAAACGACTGTATAATCATTTATGAGTAGTGTTAGGTCGACAAACGttttagaccaaatttataaattatatgatatgtcattaataaaaaaataagcacgttactTGACATTGAGAGACGTGGACTGGATGGGATCAGACCTTAGGGAATGATTGAATTGGCAGAGATATGCAAGGCATGACTTGTAACCTATGAATAAGGATAAGTTAGAGAACCCCTTCTATTGTGAATTCATAACGTATCATGTTCATTCATGTCCATCACACATTTTGACACAACAAACAATAGACTGGACTCAAGTCCATTTTAATTGATAATAACCTATCACAAACAGCCCACCAAACAAGCCcctaagtaataatctaattataAAAAACCACGTCATATGATATACAAATTATAGTTTAAGttgatctccctagcattacctatTACTTATTTTACAAGAAAATGGTCCTAAAGTTTTCAAACACTAATATTATTTTAACAAATTTGTAGCAATTAGCACTTCAATTAGGCAGGTAAGGCTCACAACCAACAATTATAAGGTCAAAAACTTGGTTTACCAAATTTATTCAGAACTTACCTACCACACTTTGATATAGTGCGTTTTCATCctacaaaataacaaaaattctaGGTTGTTCgactcatttgaggaagaaACTTGGAGAGTAGCCAAATGTCCTTCTCAGATGTTTTTGCTTGAGAGGGTGGAAATTTTAAGGACTCAATGATTTTCAACCTCAATTTTGATGGCCACAAAGAATTTTGTTAGAGCATACTtgtgcataattttttttaaagaaaagcaCGACGTATATtatcatattaaaataaaaataaattaggtttCGGTCTCTAGTTAATAACGAGCATTGACTAAAATCTTACTAATTTTCAATTTGTGACCAAAATTCTTGACTTTTTCACATTAGACTTCATAATAAATATTGAGAAATGCTAAGCAGCTCCCGCAAAAGTGAGATTTTTTATGAACTTTCTAACACAtcacagtttaacgtcaattaTTATGCCAATATTATGAACCATTGTGCGAAAAAAATATGAGGGGATAAAATGTCCATAGAGAGTCCCACTTTTAAAAGAGTATTCTTAACATTTCTCATAATTTCTTTTACACGACAACAATTTTTATTGGGTattgaaaataatatttattcaTTCGTTAATTTATAGAATTGTTGGAAAGTTGTTTATGGTAAGTTTATCAAAATTTTGAACGACTTTTTCTTAACTAATCAACAAGATtatctaatttttatttatattaaaaaaaaacaagattaTCTTCATCTTCAAACGCTGCCCAAATATGCTATggggttttatttttatttttttaatcaaatgatagatttattaaattaaatgttagattagagaGTTAATGGAGCTCAAATCCACGTTGTAGTGCAAAACAACACTTTTCCTCACCACTGTTATAAAGAAACCACTTGCGCTATGGGATTTAGCATGCCACAAAACTTTCGAATCGAGGTCATCCACTAGGGGAAAGTCTCGTCTTTCTctttcaagctcacttttgttTGCAACTTTATTTTATCGCTCATCCTACATATTTCAAAATTGTACTCATGAATCCCATGACTTATATCCCCATATATTATTAttggtacattattttttagtTGCTTCTGTTTATGCAATCATACTTACATGTGTATattcttttttgttgatttgaaaATGTATTCATGCAAAGTGTATTTGaagaaatttattaattttattaagcATAATatctattaattattattattatatttttttgaatAATGTACCCACATTTTTGGTTTGAAGAATCAACCAAATGCATTGtggtatattatttttttgggttgaTTTAATGAATGTACCCATAGTTATTTTTATATGTAAACATGATTTTCTActgattttgaattttctttccaTAAGGTGGGgagtataatttttatttttgaataattttaatcccaaaatcatggattttatttaaaatatcattAATATAGGCAACTACAAATCcaattttaagtttaaaaataaaatagctgACATGGAAATACAATAATACTAATAGTCAGAGACTTGGATCAaacactaaaaataaataagatttcaatcaaagaacattGGTAGTTAAAAATCGCATCCAAATCTCCCACGACATAAAATGGAGAGGGCTTCAATCACAAAAAATGTACGTGCACCAAACAAATCAGTTATACCTATTCTCAAGAAGTAAGTTGAAAACTACATCAGGTAGTTATTCAAACTAATTAAACATTTGTGAACTTGTTAAACCATATCTAGCCGATCTATACGCAACTCCATTTGCGTCTCTTCTGACATGAATTTGTTCAATTAAGTTGGCTAGAGTAATGTGTTATTTTTGCACTTAAAGTTCGAATATTTATCTTATAATTTAGATGATATTAGTGCATTTTGTTTGTAAAAATGAGTCTCAAACCCACTTAATACAAATAATACGTTTGCATTTGAGCAAATTTTAATCCGGAAACAAAATATGCTAAGTTTGGAaggctactttttttttttgctttcattttctttttgaacaaacgatattatttacactaaaaggaAGGGAGgtgggcttagtctcacaatgagctagtaataatatagttcaaatttgcttttggcgagaattgaatcTAATACAactgaagagaaatatcactaaaccgtagtactaagtgacaggtTGGAAGGCTACTTAAACAAATCTAATAATTTTGTGTCAATATGTCAATCATATATTGCAGGAACTTCCATCTATAATTATGGGACATGGCATGGCAGGCCtacctcattagaagaaaaaaaaaattgctcctAAAATGTCTATAAGCAATATCTGAAATcatgagattttatttttattttctttctatatATAGGCAAACTGTTATTCTTTTGATTTACTTGCTGTTTTGCattattcttttgattttctttctattttgtaATATTTGTTTGTAGAGTTAATTGGAACTTTGGTCTTTCAACAAAAATATGTGAGAATCGGTtcctaaatttattaaaatgtgTAGTAGTTGTCATTTCACGTGAAGCGAAGACTTACAGATGCTTTCATTAGAATATACGACTATAAGAGGAGGGTTCAGGACAAAAAggatagaggaagacctaggaagactagAGACTATAAGAAAATATATGGAGTATTAGAGCTAACGGAAGGCTTGGCGCAAAACCAAATATAACTACGTTTTAGAATTTATACAGCCGATTTCACTTAATAGAATAAGGCTTAGTTGGTGTTGTTGTTACTTTTTTGTTACCTTCTTTTGTTGATTTTCTAGATCTTCTAATTTCTGCAACAAAACATGTTCCTACTTCCGTACACTTTGATGTAGCCTGAAGATACATTTTTTTTCCCTCTATAATTCTTTAGAAAATAAGTAGgaaaggaaataaaataaaataataaatttatgaTTATTATGGTACATTCTTTTATTGAGAGACCTTTGACTTTCCCACATTCCCTCCAAATCCCACTCTCTCAATGGCATGCTTTAAATACAAACATATCAATGCACCAAGCAAACATTGAAAACCCCATTTCTTTTCTGTTCTGCTCTCCCCTCTCTTCTTCTCCACACAgccagatatatatatatatatagagagagagagagagagagacacacacacacacagagaataTACACGAGCTTTATATATATACTGTTGATTTTCtgcaatttaattttaattaggcTCATAGATGTCGTCGTTTTTCCAGTGTGTTGCCCTACTTCTAGTAGGTCTTGGATTATTTGGAGAAGCAGATGCCCAACTGTATAGAGTATACGGCAATAAGAAGATTGCTTATTACACCACCACCGTTGATAAATCCGGCCGTGGCGATTTCACCTCCATACAATCTGCCATCAATGCTGTTCCTAAAAACAACCGGCACTGGGTTTCTATCAAGATCAAGGCTGGCACGTATAggtattttcattttctttttcaacttttaaaaatcactaattataaaaaagaaaaatgatttcgACACCATTTTTTCCGTTCATCAGCACACCATTGTTAATCTGTGGGATTTAGATGGAACAAATTAAAGGAGAATCAAGGGACATAACcacataaataaacaagagtgtacatacaaaagaataaaaaaaatgtgtagaAATCGTTTCCCGTTATCTAAATTTCTTGGCTTGTTGTAATTTTGTGTGTGTATCATATGAATAATATTGCAGGGAAAAAGTGACTATCCCGAGTGATAAGCCGTACATAATTCTGAAAGGAGAAAATAGGCGCCAAACACAGATTGTTTGGGGTGATCATGACTCACTTGCACAAAGCCCTACTTTCGCCTCTTTCGCTGATAATATCATTGCCAGATCCATCACCTTTGTGGTAATTATATATATTCCCTCTAATTCGTTctattaattttgtttaattagatttcttcaattttctaATAATTATATGCAGAATTCATACAACAACCCTGTGAATAGCAACCCTCAAATGCCGGCAGTGGCGGCGATGGTAGCCGGTGACAAGTTGAAATTTTATCGATGTGGTTTCTTTGGGTTGCAAGACACTTTGTGGGATGTTAGTGGTCGTCACTACTATAAGCTTTGCACCATCCAGGGTGCGGTCGATTTCATCCTCGGCAGTGGCCAATCCATTTTTGAGGTTACTTCATACTTTAATTACGTTACCCCTTAATTTCAAACTTCAATTTTCAGAAACATGCATTCACACATCAATAGCTAACAATCATCTACACCATACAATACAGAGTCTTGTTGAGGGACCCAATTTATGACCTATACATAGAATTATGGATACGTTGGTGAAAAAGTTGGGTCACATAGCACTATGTTTCTTAAATATATAAAGGCGCTCAATGACGATACATATTTGATCGTTTGGATTTGATCCAATTGTCAACGATGGTTGGCATTGAATGTTTGTAGTTACTCATGAAAAAAATGGCATACATAGCATCTGCTTATCAAATAACAATCTATAGCACATGATATGTTGTCGGTATGTTATTACTATTTTGTTGAAAGAACAttaaatagtgatttttttttaatgttcaaCATGTGTAGAAATGTTCCATATCAGTTCTTGGTGGAGCTTTGGGACGTGGTGTTGCGGGTTTTATCACAGCACAGGGAAGAGACAACCCAAAGGATCCCAATGGGTTTGTGTTCAAGGATTGCAAAGTGACTGGTACTGGTTCAACCTTCTTGGGAAGGCCATGGAGAGGTTACTCAAGGGTCATATTCTACAATTCCAATTTCTCAAATGTCGTCGTTCCTGAGGGCTGGGCTCCTTGGAATATGGTTGGCCACGAGTAAGATCTCTCACCCTTATTATACTAACACTACCTTTAGTCACATCAAATTTCACCAATCCTTTCATTTTCATAAATGTAATCCTTCCAAATCATCGAAGTAACTAAATTTGTTCACCAAATAATGTATCTGTACATTACAAATACCTTACTAGTTTGTGCTAAGTAATGTTTCTGTTTGACTTAGAtttgaatcaaataaacatCATCATGCATGCTTTGCATAACCCATTTCCCCTTGGTAATACCAAAAGATATTACGAGTGGGGAAATTTGAGCAAAACCACACAGTGAGTCGGCCATAGTTTGGTATATGTCCAACTCACCATTCTTAGGAAGCGAAAATGAGATATcatatttacaaataaaaaagaataccactagactataGTACTACCGACAAACATTAttttgatccttaaatgtatacaACTTAATGTGATATGCAGAGAGCAATTGACGTACGCAGAGCAGGAGTGCTATGGACCAGGAGCCAACACTTCAAAGCGAGTGAGTTGGGAAAAGAAGCTTAGCAGTGATACAGTGCAGCAGTTTGCAAGCTTGGAATTTATTAATGCTGATGGATGGCTCAGTGACCAGCCATTCtaaattcattttattttaattttatttaattaaatttcagGAGAAGCGTTGTTGCCTGCAAGTCTTGTAAAACACTCTCAATTTCTCCATTGTATTCCAACATTTCGAAGATTGCTCGTGAAATTTCATGTCAATGTGTTCAATGTTCAAAGAATTGTTTGCTTGTCCCCATTTGGAATTGgaagttgtttgtaccatacttgaccaatcccgaaactaccgagcaccggccaacgctatactgtcaaggacccagaagagttcccctccgaccatgaggccaatcactactcgacacgtgtcaagattagaagccaatcagagcgcagcacgtgtcgacatcaagaaccaatcataacatgacacatgtcaatgtgacaaagctacaagtttttctataaataggggtcattcccccacaatattgcctaatgccattttgtgttaaatcattcacaagaactcactaaattgagagcttgatcctttgtacttgtgtaagcccttcactactaataagaactcctctactccgtggacgtagccaatctgggtgaaccacgtacatcctgtgtttgcttctctgtctctattcatttacgtacttatcctcactagtgactgaagcaaccaagcaaccaagcgaaggtcacaaaacctgacactttctgttgtaccaaagtctttgctgattttgtgcatcaacatttggcgccgtctgtgggaaacgacacttattcctactctcttcagctgtgtcaagctggtttctatcattcgtacactttcttttgatcaggcatccctctccaacatgggaagcgaaggaagccacaacacacagaatgacaccccccttgcacatagtgcgaaacaacgaaagaaggaaggaaaacgagttcttcttcaagctaaagtcgatgagttggaagctcagaacaacaagatagcaatgaggaatgaggtcctccaggagcaatatgagaagctcttcgagacactccacgaagctaggcaagctcagacacgcgagcttgttgcccccgtggaagtcaaccatcaactgggtgccctccaacatggagggtcacatgcattcgacatagatatccctgatagggaacagattacccctcgacttgataatcaacatgaggcttctcttaacccagttgcttcgacccgaaccatgagaagtggagggaggcacctctttgctgaaggggcagaaggatcgaaagccgtctttcgcgattgtcgggatttcctgaagcaacgtcaagagaattccatccatataagctcaaagattaatgacccaaggatttctgagagactcggtcccctgccacggcccaagccggccaccaatttggggaaggggcaacaagtcctagagagacatgagggtacaggggactcagaggtgttccgacagacataccctggaagccagtacagcgagtccagggaaaaatcacatgcccttgatcaaaccttcctaattccaataggagatggagatttacgaaagaaagctccagtgacacataactccgctcaggacccccttgtcctacaacttcttgaggaagtaaacaagttgaaggctgaacgtcaggctgaaatacctgactggaaccaacccaggcctggccctcttacaaggaggatcctcaacacccccctttaagcaaagacaaagcaaaagcttggcttgcaactttatactggaaaagaggacccgattgagcaccttaacctctttgaatccaccatggcataccggatgcacaccgacgaagagcgatgtcttctcttcccctccaccctctctagtggagctctaaattggtattgtcgtcttacacctgagacggtagactcatttgaggaattgaggaaactatttgtttcccaacacattttccaaaccgatcgcttgcactctgcagatgacttgtacactatccgccagaagccagacgagtcattacgtatgtatgttggccgcttcagccatgaatactcccggtgtgccgaggcagacgacaagactgccctcaaagccttcacggcaggcctacgtgattgtttctttaaatacatgatcaatgccaatacttggaagacttactctgaggtgatggcgcaggcttataaccatgcctccgccgaggcaaagacatatcaggagaaaccccctacaaccatcctttatcaacaagtgggaggtggaagccagactcacctaaatgagaagacctcgactttccaaacagcagtggcacctccccatgccttgcataatgcttcaccgaatcaacagacatatcaatttcaaggcaagaggaaggatttccatcctcaccactctcatttcagtaaaaagagtaagggacactatcccgataaccaagggtatcgccacaatagcgctcgcccccaggcagtcaatgcagtgggtcaacccgcgtcaagggtatcgccacaatagcgaggttttagcctgccatacttaaggtgtcttacgcttgccgaggcggaaatcgtccttccggaaatacatgagggagtctgtggagatcatgctggatctcggtccctagcacacaagacttttcgccaaggatattactggccaacactccaccaggatgccatcaaagtatcccgctcatgtgacaaatgtcaacgatatgcaactattcctcattcccctccagagcctcttactcctatgatcagcccttagcccttcgcccagtggggacttgatttgatcggcccaatgccggcagggaagggcaaagtctgttacgcagtcgttgcagtggactacttcacaaagtgggccgaagtagaacccttggcaaccattactgaggcaaagatagaagacttcgtgtggaagaacatcctttgtagattcagcattcccaatgcgatagtcactgacaatgggcgacagtttgacaacaagaagttcaggttgttctgctctaagttcaacatcaacttatgctttgcctctccagctcatccccagtctaatggacaagttgaggccatcaacaaaataatcaagcgcactttgaaaaccagcttggacaaagctaaaggctgttggccagaatttgtaccccaagttctttggtcatatcgcacttcatatcggacttcaacaggagaaactccattctcacttgcctttggcacagaggcggttgtccctgttgagctcgagcaagcaacattctgagtccagaactacattcaaagtgaaaatgacaaacaactcaccctcaacttggatttagtcgaggaacacagaaaccaagctcacttgaggaatgtcgcctacaagcagcgcatctccaactattatgactctagggtcaagcctcgttctttcaaaataggagactgggtcttaaagaaaagattactctgcgacagagtcccgagtgaaggcacacttagtccaaactgggatggaccgtatgaagtcattggcatcagtcgccctggctcttacacacttagaagctctgatggcaagacccttggccatccatggaacgctgatcacttgaagtactactacaaatagactcacgatgtacaagtgttgagctatagccgttcggcatcctatgtaatgaaggccatttggcaatgaatttaataaagaggtaatttagccaactcagccctcactcttttacattcatagcaagcgatgccagaacccttctcaatcataaagcaatccgtcttccacagtcactacaaaacaagcaaatgaagaccgtgtcaagcgcaaaaaaaaaaaaaaaaaaaaaaaaaaaaaaaaaaaaaaacagcttcatccaaaaagcttcacccgaaaagcttcacctccaaagcttcacccacaaagcttcacctaaaaagcttcacccaaaaag harbors:
- the LOC126618058 gene encoding probable pectinesterase 29 yields the protein MSSFFQCVALLLVGLGLFGEADAQLYRVYGNKKIAYYTTTVDKSGRGDFTSIQSAINAVPKNNRHWVSIKIKAGTYREKVTIPSDKPYIILKGENRRQTQIVWGDHDSLAQSPTFASFADNIIARSITFVNSYNNPVNSNPQMPAVAAMVAGDKLKFYRCGFFGLQDTLWDVSGRHYYKLCTIQGAVDFILGSGQSIFEKCSISVLGGALGRGVAGFITAQGRDNPKDPNGFVFKDCKVTGTGSTFLGRPWRGYSRVIFYNSNFSNVVVPEGWAPWNMVGHEEQLTYAEQECYGPGANTSKRVSWEKKLSSDTVQQFASLEFINADGWLSDQPF